The nucleotide sequence CTTATCGTTCGTGAGACCGAAGACGGCCGATTGGACGCACGTCTGGTCGAAAACCACGCCGTCACGAGCCGCCTGTCGGCGTATCTCGCGGATGACGGCGCGGTGGTGCGTTCGGTGGATGGAAAGTCCGAGCATTTCGACGAGAGCGAAGTCCGCGAGGTCGTCGAAGGCTCCCAGGGCATGACGCGCTTCGCGTTCGCCGGCGCGTACTGACCTCAATTCCGGAAAGATACGACGGGCGGCTCGAAAGGGTCGCCCGTTTTGCATGGACACACGGCGCGGACTCAAACACCGGTTCACCGTCCGTTTCGGTCACAATTGACGCGCCACGCCATCGGCGTATGATCCCGCTTACATTCGGCGGGACGACTCCCGCTTGACAGCCTTGGGTCCCCGGCTTTATAACGACGACTATGTTGATCGAATAAGTCGGGATTGAAATGTCGAATCTCGTGTCCCAGAAATGCTTTTACGGGATCAAGGCCGTTTTCGAGCTCGCGCGGACGAACTCGGACGAGCCGGTGAAAATCCACCAGATCGCGGACAGGCAGAACATTCCGATCCGTTTTCTCGAGGCGATTCTGCGTCAGCTTCGTCAGGGCGGGTTTGTGGATTCGCGGCGGGGCGCGGAAGGCGGATATTTGCTCGCGCGGCGGCCCGGAAAGATCCGGGTCGGCGACATCATCTCGTTTTTCGAGGGAGAGGTCGGCGCGTTTACGGCGAGCGAAAACGGTTCGGCGCGGGATCGCGGCGCGTCGGACATGGTGCTCGACGAGATGTGGGCGCAGAGCCGGACGGCGCTCGCGGATGTGTTCGACTCCTGGACGATCCAGGATCTGGTGGATAAAGCGGAGGCTCTCAAGAGCCGTTACACGATGAATTTTTCGATCTGATTATCAGACCCGGCAACGGGATTTGCATCGGATTTTCTCCTGAGCACGCGGACACACAGCGAGATTCGAGACGGTTATCGGGGCCTTCGGGACTCCCGGGAGATCCTCATGCGCGCCGCGGCGGACTTCGGCGCCCACTGCGCCCTCGCGTGCAGTTTCGGACCCGAGGACATCGTGCTGCTCGACCTGATGCGCGAGGCCGCGCCATCGCTGGGCGTTTTCGCGATCGACACGGGCCGGCTGCACGAGGAGACCTACGAGATCGCCGAGCGCGCGGCCGATTTTTTCGGCTTGCGCGTCAAGTGGTACGCGCCGGATCGAGATGCCGTGGAACAGCTCGAAAGCGCCAAGGGGCTCTATTCGTTCCGCCAATCGCTCGAAAATCGACACGAGTGCTGCGGCATCCGCAAGGTTGAGCCGCTCGGACGGGCGCTCGCCGGTCTACGTGCGTGGATCACGGGACGCCGGCAGGAGCAGAGCGTCACGCGTTTTGGTCTGAATTTCTTTGAAGACGACGCCGAGCGCCCGGGCGTGCTCAAGCTCAACCCGCTCGCCGAGTGGACCTCGGCGATGGTCTGGGCGCACATCCGCGAACGCGGATTGCCGTACAACGCGCTGCACGACCGGGGTTTTCCGTCGATCGGCTGCTCGCCCTGCACCCGCGCGGTGGCCGCCGGCGAGGACGAGCGCGCGGGGCGATGGTGGTGGGAGACGCCCGAAAACAAGGAGTGCGGGCTGCACGTCGCGGCGACGCACGCGTCTTGAGGTGAATGATGGACCATCTGGACCGTCTGGAAAGCCAAAGCATCTACATCCTTCGGGAGGCGTTTCGCCACTTCAAGGACATCGCGATGCTCTGGTCGATCGGCAAGGACTCGACCGCGCTTTTGTGGATGGTGCGCAAAGCGTTTTTCGGCCGCGTTCCGTTTCCGCTGCTGCACATCGACACGACGTACAAATTCCCCGAGATGATCGAGTTTCGCGACCGTCTCGCGCGCGATTGGGCGCTCGATTTGCGCGTCGGCATCAACCATGACGCCAACGTGCAGGGCATCACGCCCGACAAGGGCCGGTTCGAGTGCTGCACGGCGCGCAAGACCGTCGGGCTCAACCAG is from Deltaproteobacteria bacterium and encodes:
- a CDS encoding Rrf2 family transcriptional regulator, translated to MSNLVSQKCFYGIKAVFELARTNSDEPVKIHQIADRQNIPIRFLEAILRQLRQGGFVDSRRGAEGGYLLARRPGKIRVGDIISFFEGEVGAFTASENGSARDRGASDMVLDEMWAQSRTALADVFDSWTIQDLVDKAEALKSRYTMNFSI
- a CDS encoding phosphoadenylyl-sulfate reductase, giving the protein MRAAADFGAHCALACSFGPEDIVLLDLMREAAPSLGVFAIDTGRLHEETYEIAERAADFFGLRVKWYAPDRDAVEQLESAKGLYSFRQSLENRHECCGIRKVEPLGRALAGLRAWITGRRQEQSVTRFGLNFFEDDAERPGVLKLNPLAEWTSAMVWAHIRERGLPYNALHDRGFPSIGCSPCTRAVAAGEDERAGRWWWETPENKECGLHVAATHAS